The Nostoc sp. NIES-3756 DNA window CAGATGGAAGTAAATGAGAAGAAACATTACAAACCATTAATTTGCCTGTTGTCAAAAATACACTATTTAATTCAAGCCTTACAGATGTATATCTATCCAAATAGGGATTTATTCAATTGCTCCTTGATAAGATACTTAAACGAAACTAAAGTATTGTCGCGTTCTCAATCATTATAATTCCTCAAGGTTCTAAAGCGAATGTTTGGAGCCATAATTGTCTTAGCTGTCACTATCGATCAAAAATTGAAACGCTTGTAGAAAACTGGTGTGTTAATTGTGCCAGAGTTCTCAGGAGCAAAGGAAAATTTCACCGCTCCCAAAACTAGTGACTTCAAACAGTAGTGTTCGAGAGAAGTAAATCTATTGTTTCAATAGTGTTAAAGCTGTACCAAAATCGCTAACACGAGTCTTCTTAGAGGATATTCCTTTTGGCAATTACACTATCTGCTTCTTTGCTGATGTGTAGCCAAAGGCTTTCATAGGAAGAATGACCCCCAAAGCCTTATGTCAATGCTACAGTATCCGCTTGATGAATTTCTAGCAAACGTAACCAGTTGCTCAGAAACAAGTACTCTGGCAATGGTGCTGGAGATTTTTGAGCAGAAGCAATGCGATCGCTTGGTGATAGTAAATGAACAGCAACGCCCCGTTGGGTTGCTGCACTCTGGGCATCTAGCACAAAAGTTTTTAGCAGCCACAGGTAATGAACTATTTTTAAACTTACAAAAGCCACTGTCAACCTTTGCTCAAGCCCTAAGTGAACCAATACAAATATTACCAGCAAGCCATAGTGTAGAGCAATTAACCTTATTTTGGCGTTATTACCAAGCCCATAACGCGGAGTATGCACTAGTAGATGGGGACGGTAAGCTTTTAGGGGTGCTGAACAGCGTGCGTCTATTGGCAGTATTAGCTAAGGAGCAAACAAGCAATAGTCGCCATTCCCCCACATCATATATAGATAGCAATAGCATTGAGTCTGAGTTGAAGCGTTCACCAACAATGGGTGGAACGTCATTGCCGAGAAACAACCAACTCCAACCACTGGTGCAATTATTAGAAAGCTTACCTTGGCCTTTAATGCTGCAAACGGCTACGGGTGAAGTATTAACGCAAAATTTGGCTTGGTGGCAACAATTAGGAGCGTTGAAAGACCCAGAGGGAGTACGCCAACAAGTCGAAGGGATATTAGCAGCTACCAGACTCAAGCAGCCAGAATATGTAGGGCAGAAAACTGTAGCGGCAGCAAATTATGGTAGAGGTTACGACTCAATAACAGAAGAGTTAGCCCAAACACCGACTACGGGTTTGCTACCCTTATCACCTTACGAACCAACCGTAAGTACAACAACTGACTCCAGTCGCTGCTTTTTAGATAGCCAACTCAATACTTGTATCTGTGTTGTGGAAGTACAGAACGGACAGGAGCGAGTATGGCAGTTTGTCAAAATTCCTTTAGAGAACACTGAGCTAAAACTGCCTAATAGCGATGATTTATGGTTGGTGTTGGCGACTGATGTGACAGAACAGCAGCAACTATGTAAAGAACTAGCTGCCAAAAATGCCGACCTCATCCAATTAAATCGCTTAAAGGATGAATTTTTAGCTTGTATTAGTCACGAACTGAAGACCCCCTTAACAGCAGTTTTGGGTTTATCTAGGTTGTTGGTAGATCAGCAGTTGGGAGAACTCAACGAACGCCAAGCCCGTTATGCAGGGCTAATTCATCAAAGTGGTCGCCATTTGATGAGCGTGGTGAATGACATTTTGGATTTAACCAGGATGGAAACAGGGCAAATGGAATTAACCCTCGTACCTGTGAATATTCGCTCTGTGTGCGATCGCGCTCTTTTGGAAGCTAAAGCGATCCATAATCAAACCAGTAAAATCGCCACTGCTCCTAACTCATCCACTCCAGAATTTGCCCTATCAATCGAACTGGATTTAGAACAGATAGTCGCAGATGAATTACGCTTGCGTCAAATGCTGATTCACCTATTATCTAATGCCTTCAAATTTACAGAAATATCCGGCGAAATTGGTTTGCGCGTGAGTCGTTGGGAAGGCTGGATTGCCTTTACAGTTTGGGATACAGGTATTGGTATTCCCGAACATCAGCAACATCTCATCTTTCAAAAATTCCAACAGCTAGAAAATCCTCTCACCCGTCAGTTTGAAGGCACGGGTTTAGGACTGGTTTTGACTAGGGCTTTAGCCCGTCTCCACGGTGGCGATGTCAGCTTTTTGTCACGGGAAGGTAAAGGTAGTCAATTTACCCTGTTATTACCACCAAGCCCACCTAGTTCTAGTTTTACTGATTCAGAAGTAGGTAGAGAAAACGTGTCTAGCCCTAGCAACACCACCCGCAATCGAGCAACACCTGCTGGGCAAAATCAGCCCGTCTCTTGCCAAAGGTTAGTCCTAGTAGTGGAAGCAGTAGCCCGGTACATAGAAGATTTAACCGACCAACTCAAAGCTTTAGGTTATCGGGTAATAATTGCCCGTTCCGGAACAGAAGCAGTAGAAAAAGCGCGGCGTTTACAACCCACAGCCGTCTTTTTAAATCCCCTTTTACCTTTGTTGTCCGGTTGGGATGTGTTGACCTTGCTTAAATCTGATGGTGCAACTCGCCATATTCCTGTCATTGTGACGGCTACAGGGGCAGAAAAAGAGCTAGCTTTTGCTAACCGCGCCGATGGTTTCTTAAGTTTGCCTGTAGAACAGCCATCGCTCACGCCATTGTTAGATAAATTATGTGGCAAACCAATGGTGCAGTCACTAGGCTTAGATTCTAGTGAAACGACTCCATCCAAAAAAACCCTGCGGATTCTGAGATTAGTTGATGCCGAATTGGAATCTATTAATCCCCACCCCTCACTGCAAGAACATCGCGTCATTGAAGTGGACGATTTAGACCAAGCAGAACTTCTAGCCAGGGTTTGGCAGTTTGATGTTATTTTGTTGGATGTAGAAGCTTCTTTAGCTCAAGCTTACTTACAACAATTAACTCACCATCCCCGACTAGCAGCTTTACCATTAGTAACTTGTGATGTGGATACTACTCTGGCTGCTTCCCAAATTCCAGGACTTTCGGTTTTTCCTTGTTTAACCCCAATAGGTAAAGACAACAAAGATGGGTTGACACAGGGTAAAGACCCGCTCTTATCAGTGCTACAAATTGCTTCTGGGATTTGCTATCCCCCAAGCATCTTTGTAGTAGATTTAGCCATGCTAGAAGACTTACCACAAACCAGACGTAAATCCACGAAAGGTTGCCGTACAGAGAAAAACACAGCACTTGCTCAGGAAGTGACACAACGGGGAACCGAATGGTTCCAAGCTTTAATTCAGTATTTACACACAGCTGGTTTAAAGGCAACAATGGCACGCTGTTGGGCAGAAGTGTTACAACAAATTCGTCATCACAGCATAGATTTGCTACTAATTTATTTAGGAGAATCAACTATCCACGCAGATGTAGTGAAAGCATTAAAAGCATTGCCGGAATCACCATGCGATTTACCACCCATTTTAGTCATTGACCAACCATTAAGCAGCAGTCGAGTAAATTCCACTAGTAAGCTAAATCATAGCAAAAAGCAGGAATCACCCATCTCTAATGTTACCCGTGCGATCGCCACTCAAATCGTTCCTCGTTCCATCTCAATGGAAGACTTGCTCACTCAAATTCATCAAAATTTGAGATTGAATGAGCGGTAGAGGCTAGCGAGTGAAGGAGGCAAGGGGGAGACAAGAGAGATAATTATTAACATGGGGTTTGATGAAAAGCGATCGCAATTATTACAGGAATAATACTAATTAATAAAAGTGCGATCGCTAAAACTAACCATTTCTATCTCAGTTTGCGTTTCATTAAAGTATATGGACTTAAACCATTGAATTAAAACTATCGGTTTGTAATCCAATCGTATTAGTCTCAACAGCAAACAAGTCGCCAGAATAGAAACTTTGTTCAATCTCTTGCTCACTTAGTCCTACCGAAGCACTTGTAATATACAAAGTCCGCAAATCTTCACCGCCAAAAGTGCAACTAGTAGGACGCTGGACTGGTAGCTTTATGCGCGATATTTCCTTACCTTGAGGGTTAAAGCAAATTACACACCAGCCATCCCACATTGCTGACCAGATATTACCTTGATTATCTATCGCCATCCCATCAGGATAAAAAGATTCACCAGTCAAATTTACAAATATGCGGCGATCGCTAATTTTACCTGTCACCGCATCAAAGTTATAAGCATAAATTTTCTGCTGTGAGGAATCAGTTAAGTAAAACGTCTTTTGATCAGGACTCCAGCCTAAGCCGTTAGAAATTGTCAATCCTGTTTCCATCAGGTGCAAAGAACCATCGGGATCATATCGATAAAGGTTAGCTTCCGGTTTATCAGGAGACAACGAACCAAACCAAAAACGTCCTTGGCGATCGCATTTTCCATCATTAAAACGATTCTTTGGCTTATCGGTTTCAATTTGGATAATTGCTATGACCTCACCATTATCTAAATTGAGAAACGTCAAACCATGACGCTGCGCCATAATCAAGCGATTTGTTCCAGCCAGTACGATCGCACCAACCACATCGCCTACATCAAAATATAAATTCTCCCCAGTCACAGAATTGAATCTGTTTACCCGATGGTTATAAATATCAACCCAATACAAACATTGATGAGTGGAGTCCCATACTGGCCCCTCGCCTAAACGAGCGCGAGCAAACAAAACATTTTTGATTTTATAGTCAATCTGCATATTTCAACAATAATCCTCTACTTAAACCAGAGGATTCTTAATTGCACCACTAATAACTTTATTTTCTTCAATTCACAACTTTAAACAATTCCACGCAATTATCTATCTCTCTATAGGATGGGATTCAGAACTAGTCATTAGCCGATAGTCAACAAGTCATAGAAACACACAGATGTGTGTCTCTACAGACGAAATAAAAAGCATGATTTAAGAGAGCTTCACCTTTTCCTGTTTCATCTTTTTGAAATTAATGCGAGTCAACTGGTAAGCACCTTTAATATCTATGTTTTCGTAATTATCCGGTGATAAATCCATTTTGAAAAAGTTTTTCTTATTAGTCACCAGTAACAATGAAGGTGGTTTAACTTCTTGATTTGCTAAATTGCGAATATGTTCTAAGCTTTTTTCAGTTGAAGGGATAAAATTAATATTTTTGTGGCTATAAAAAACTACAGTGGGCTTTTTGAAACCAACCATAATTACTTCTTCTGTTGGTTGTTTCACTTGGGCGAGAACAGCAGATATTTCTCTTAATGGTAGTTGACGCTCTTGATCCATTAAAAACATAGCTGGCATAATCACAAGAATCAAAAATACCACAAACCCCAACAAATTAATAGCAATAATAGAATGCCAATAACGACGCAAGATTAAAAAAGCAACAAAAGTTGCTGCCACTAACCAAAGCCAACCAGAGATAGTAGGTAATCCAGCATCCTGTAAATTTTGACGGAAGTCAGGTGCAGCCTCATCATAACCCAGCAAATTATAAATATGAAATGATGCTACTGCCAATGCACTTAAAAATATGACATTTACCCAACTACTAAGTTGTAAAAGCGAAGATGGGTAACTAATAGATATCTTGCTTGTTTGTTCGCTAGCAGGGAACAAATCACTCCACAAGAATGCTATTAAAATAGCGGCGGCTGGGATTAAAGGTAAGACATAACTTGGTAGCTTAGTAACGGCAATCGTAAAAAAAACAAAGATACTAATAAACCAAATACAGGCAAATAAATTCAATTGTTGAGAGCGTTCTTGGTTGCGCCAGTGCGATCGCTGCCAAAACTTTAATCTAAAAATTGCTAAAGGCAAGTAAATTGAGTATGGGGCAAAAAGTAGCAATACTATCACAAAATAAAAATACCAAGCAGCTGAGTGACCATTAACAACTTCCGTAAAACGCTCTACATTGTGATATCCGAAAAAGGAATCTATGTAACTTTGACCATTACGCCAAATTACCAGTGCATACCAGGGAATAGATAAACCCAAGATAATTATGATCCCCAAAAACAGGCGCATTTCCCGCAGCACTGTTCGCAACTGCCCCAAATACAGCAAAAACGCCAAAATGATGATTCCAGGTAAAACAATACCCACTGGCCCCTTAGTTAAAATCGCCCCAGCCGTTAATACGTAACAAGCTAAATACCATTTATTAGGGAGTGGGGAGTGGGGAGTGGGGGGAGATGAGGAAGAGAATAATTCGCTGCTGCCTCCTGCCTCCTGCCTCCTGCCTCCTGCCTGTTGCCCACTTGTTGCGTATCCCAAGAAGAAACATAATAAGGCTGAGTCCATGCAGCCAGTCAGCAACATATCGGAAACACCTGTTCTTCCCCAAACGATCATTTGAGGATTGAGTGCCATGACAGCTGCGGCTACCGCAGCTGTTAAGTAGCGGCGAGTAGGTAGCGTCACTTGCTCTAAATCATCTTTTTTAGCTAGAGACCACTGTACAGTGTAGAAACCTAATGCCACCAATCCCATCGCTGCTAAGGCTGAGGGAAGCCGCACCGCCCACTCGTTTACGCCAAACACTGCATAGGCGATCGCTTGACACCAATAAAGTAGAGCTGGTTTATCAAAACGAGTTTGGCCATTAAAAAATGGCGTAATCCAATCACCAGTCACTAGCATTTGCCGCGAAGCTTCCGCAAATAGTGGCTCTGTTTCGTCAACCAAGCCAATACTGCCCAAATGCCATCCATAGCCTATCCAACCAATTAGAATTAACCACAGAATCGAGACAGTCACAGCAAGGGCTGGACGCTTTGCTATATTATTGAACCACCGCTCAACAGCGTTAAGAACGCTCAAGTTTAACCTCATTAGTCAATAGTCATTAGTCATTAGTCATTGGTCATCAGTCAAGAGTTATTGGTTCTGTGACTGTGAACTACTAACTTTTTACTTGTTGCACTAATCATAAGTCGTTACGGGACTACGTTTTGTTCTTGAGTATTTGTACTTTTTTACTGTTGAACGCCAGTTCCTTTAAGTCGGAAGAACCCTTACCTACGGGACGCTACGCGAACGGGTACTCCTACGGAGAAGCAAGCTACGCCAGTTCCCTACGGCGGGAAACCCGCCTACAGGACTGGACTCACCGCCTAATGCAATGGCTCCTGTTGACTATTGACTATTGACTATTGACCCTTCGGGTTCGCCAGTTCCCTACGGCGGGAGACCCGCCTACAGGACTGGACTCACTATTGACTACTCACTAATAACTAACACCCACTCTTGAGTTTGTGAGTTCCAAGTAGGTTGGGATGTCTCGCCAACAACATAAGGCCCCCAATAGCGTCGGGAACCATCTTGGGCAAAGGCTACTAAAATATCTCCTTTTTCCAGTTTCAGGTTGCCAATTGGTAGAGAGAGAATTAAGCCTTTTGTACTGCCTTCTTGGGGATCAAAATCCCAATGTGCCGGAATTTCAGCTTGTTTATCACTCAAGCCTTTATTACCTGTTTGCCGAGCTAGTAATGCCAAGCGCACAGGTTGATTGGTTTGATTGCTCATTCGCAATTTTCCGGGAAGTCTAGCTTTGTCAGCTAAAGACTGACGCGCTGCCAGAATGGAATTTGTTTGGTTATCTTTATGTACTATTGAGTCCGTAAGCCCTCGTGTTGTATTAGTAACTTCAGTAGAGTTAGTTGTTAGTGCCGAATCACTCTCAGATTGTGGAGTATCAGTAGATATATCTGAAGGTGTATTTGAATTTGTAGTTTCAAATGATACTGTCATTCCCCAACAACCTGCTAATAGCCCCAGCAGACCCAAGGCACATATTGTCACGGCTGCGTGACGATAGACTGAAGCTTTCATATTGATGTTAGAAATAATTATTTTTGTAGGCTTGTCCAAATACTAGCCTATTCTTACTGTAGATAATCAAACAAAATTACCTATTTCCAGGGTATGGATTTCTGTAAATATTGGCTGATGAATGTAGCGTATATGTCATTTTTACTAAAAATAGCAAGCATGAATAATTACTTAGCTCATGAGCTAATTAGTGCTTAACATCTGAGATTATAGGGCAGGTATGGTACAACCTTTATTAAACTAATAGTAAATTAAAATACATAATTTATATATTTATACTGAAAAATATGCCAATATTTTTTTGAGATTAAGTAATTTGAGACACAATAACTCTTCCCTTAAAACCCCATTTTGAGCAGCAGTAGAATGTTTACATTTGTTAATATTCCTTGTCTTTAGTTCTCCGTGTCTATGTGGCTGATGATATATCAAAGACCAAGTTCTTTGTGAGTATTTTGGTATTTTATACTAGATTGAAGCAGTTTTCCTGACTGCCAATCATTGCCTAAAACCTGATTAATGCAAAACACTCGGCTTAACAACTTATTCGATGCCATTGCTAGGCAGTTAGGGCAATGGTTTTTAAATCCTTGGCGGCGATTATCCCTACTACTACTTAGCTTTTTGTTTGGATTTTTTTTAGGTACAGCAGTTTCTACCACAGCAGGTCAAAAGGCTGAACTAGATATTGTCATAGCTGCCTTCTTAGTATTTTTAACAGAAGTTACTAGTAGAATATTTTACAATCGAAATTTTTTTGCTAGACGATCGCTCTTGGTAGAATCACTCAACATTCTGAAAGTAGGTTTCACCTACAGCCTGTTTATTGAAGCCTTTAAACTGGGATCTTAAGAGTGGGGAGTAAGAAGGAGTACATCACAGCAATGGAATTTAGTCAACAGGAAGCTTTGGCAGATACCTTAAGGGCTAAAGCCTTCGGGATCACATCGGCAAATGTAGAGGAAGTGACGCGAGAGCGATCGCATCTTTTACAAGCTGTGCTACCTGCGTTTAACCAATTCTGCCATACAAGTCTGCATATTTTTTCCCCAGAAAAAATGTTACCCGTATTGTGGAATTTGTGGCTACCATTGGGCATGAAAATAGCTGCACAACATCAACAGTTAAAACGCCCATTCATTCAAGGAATTTTGGGTAGTCAAGGAACGGGTAAAACTACAATGTCCCTGGTAATTGAGTTAATTCTCCAGCAGTTGGGATATCGTACCTTAAGTTTATCTTTAGATGACTTGTATAAAACTTATAGCGATCGCCTAGCCTTATTACAACATGATCCCCGCTTAATTTGGCGTGGCCCTCCAGGAACCCATGATATTGACTTAGGCTTAGATGTACTCGAACAAATCCGCCAAGAAAAAAGCCCGGTAATTGTTCCTCGCTTTGATAAATCTGCACATGCTGGTGCAGGCGATCGCACTACTCCAGATATTATCGAAGGAGTCGATATTGTCATTTTTGAAGGATGGTTTGTTGGCGTGCGCCCCATTAATCCTGACTTATTTGATTGCGCCCCACCGCCAATTTTGACTGATGAAGATAAAACCTTCGCTCGTGATATGAATCATCAGCTAACCAAATATTTACCACTATGGGAGAAATTAGACAGTTTAATTTTGTTATATCCAACTGATTACCGTTGTTCTTTGGAATGGCGTAAACAAGCCGAACGAAAAATGATTGCTGTTGGTAAATCAGGCATGACAGATACACAAATAGAAGATTTTGTTAATTATTTTTGGCGATCGCTACATCCAGAATTATTTATTAAACCTTTATCTCAATCAGCAGAAATTGTAGATTTAGTTATAGAAATTCACCCTGATCATTCATTTGGAAAAGTCTATCAGCCTTAATTCGTAATTCATAATTCGTAATTCGTAATGGGCTAAGCCCCGCTACGCTAACGTAATTCGTAATTAAGGAAAATATATTTCCTAGCCTGTAACCTATCCCTGCCCCCTGTTCCCTGAATTTAAGATATAAATGGGAGATGATGTTTGTTTAAAGTATTGTTGACAGCGATCGCGGCCTTTGGTTTTGGCTTGATATAATGCGCGATCAGCTGCGTCAATAATTTCTTGAAAATCAGAGTTCGGCACAGGAATTTCTGTCGCTACGCCAGCACTGACTGTGACACAAGTTTTAGCTTGAGAAGTTATGTGGGGAATTGCCAGTTCTCGCACCGTAGCGCAGATTCTAGCGGCTAAATGAATCGCTCCGTCCGCATACGTTGTTGGTAAAATTACGGCAAATTCTTCACCGCCATAACGGGCGACAACATCACCAGGACGATTAACAGTGTCTTGGATAGCCTTAGCTACTAATTGTAAACAGCGATCGCCTGCTCGATGTCCATAGGTATCGTTGTAAGCTTTGAAAAAATCCACATCACAAAGAATCAACGATAACGGTAGTTGATTTCGTGCCATGCGTTGCCACTCTTGAGCGCAATATTCTTCAAATCTGCGGCGATTGGCTACTTGCGTTAACTCATCAATTCCCACCAACCTTTGCAATTCTAGGTTAGCAGCTTCTAGCTTTTGTTGAAGATGGGATTGCTGAATTAGACGTTTGACTCGTTGACGCAACACTGGCCAATGAATTGGTTTAGTTACATAGTCAATCGCTCCCACTTCAAATGCACGGTCAACTGATTCTTGATCCTCTAGCCCCGTAATCATTAAAACTGGAGTGTATTTACCATTATCTAGTGACTGCAAATAAGTACAACACTCAAAGCCATCAAGATCGGGCATGATTGCGTCCATGAGGACAATATCAGGTTGCCGTTCTTGAAAAATAGTTAAAGCCTCTCTACCATTTTCAGCTTCTACTGTTTGATAGCCTTCACGTTGTAGAGATAGGCGTAGCTGCGCTCGGATAAATGGTTCATCATCAACAATGAGGACTAAAGATGGTTGTTCTGAAACCGCCGTGTTCATGACTTCTCCTTGTTAATTTCTCTGTGCAAAGCTATTTGAACTAGTGCATACTCTTGACGTAATTGTGAGGCTAGTTCCACGCAACCGCTTAAATTGCTACTGCGTCCTCTGGTTTCTAGCTGTTTGCACAGTTGTGCTAAAAAAACTGCTCCAACCGAGCCACTGCTAGATTTAAACTTGTGTGCTGTTTTCCATAGAGCCTGAGCATTATCAGATGCGATCGCTACATCTATATCCTCGATTAGTTTAGGAGATTCAGTGAGATAACAGTTGATTAATTCAGCAAATGCTACCTGATTGTTTCCTAACATATCCCGTAATGCTTGTAAAACTTTTGTATCGATTGTGGCAAATTTTAAATTATTATGCTGCGTAATTGATTGATTTTGGCTACTAATTGTTGGCAGTATTTTCTCTGGCTCAATACTGAGGCGATCGCATTTTCTTAGCGCTTTGGCTAACTCTTCCATTTGTAGGGGTTTACTTAGGTAGTCATCCATGCCAGCTGCTAAACAAGCTTGGCGATCGCCCCTCATGGCGTTAGCTGTCATGGCAATAATATAGGGACGGGAGCCAGAACTCCAAGTTTGGCAAATGATTTGGCTGGATTTCAATCCATCCATTTCTGGCATATTCACATCCATCAACACGACATCATAAACTTGATGCTGCAATGCTTCTAACACTTTTAATCCATTAGTCACCACATCTGCTCTGTAACCCAGTTTTTTCAGCATGAGTAGGGCAACTTTTTGATTCATAATTATATCTTCTGCTAACAAAATTCTTAAAGGTCTTTGTTGTGCCAAAGATGAATCGATAATTAATAACCGCTTACCAACTAACTGTAGTGGGGTCATAGAAGTTTCTAAGTCCCCATGAGCGACCACTGGCGCAGTTACAGAAAAATAAAAGGTAGAACCCTGAGAAGTAGATGAATCTGAGTTCCTAACTTGCCAATTAGGGGGAGGATTACCACCCACGCAGCCCCGACTTTCTACCCAAAGATAGCCCCCCATCATCTCGCCTAATCTTTTGCTAATCACTAGTCCTAAACCAGTTCCGCCATATTTGCGAGTCATTGAAGCATCGGCTTGGACAAATGGTTGAAATAACCTTCCCATGACCTCAGGAGCAATCCCAATACCTGTGTCTTTGATGGTAAAGAGCAGTTCGCAGCAGTTTTTGGCTTTTTGGCTAGGCGATGACTGGCTACGCACTGAAATGACAACTTCTCCTTCATGGGTAAATTTAATAGCATTATTGAGCAGATTTGTCAGTATTTGCCGTAAACGAGTGACATCGCCAATAATTTGGGACGGCACTTGAGGATAGATTAAGTCAGCTAATTCAATATCTTTTTGGGTGGCTTTAGCGGCTAAAAGGTCGATAACTTGTTCTACACAAGTTCTCACCTCGAAAGGTTCTTCTTCTAGTTCTAACTTACCAGATTCAATTTTGGAAAAATCCAAAATGTCATTAATAATACTCAACAAAGCATCACTACTAGTTAGAACTGTTTCTACAAAGTCGCGCTGTTGCGATGTCAACTCAGTTTCTAGTAGTAGTTCCGTCATGCCAATGACAGCATTCATGGGGGTACGAATTTCATGGCTCATCATGGCCAAAAATTCACTTTTTGCGCGATTGGCTGCTTCTGCGGCTCGTTTCGCCTGTTCTAAGGCAAAGTTCTTGAGGGTGAGTTCTTCACGTTGTTTGGTTTCTTGCTCTAATAACTGGGCTTGAGCTAAAGCTATGCCTAGTTGAGCGGCTACTGCTTCTAGTAGGGCAATTTCCTCTGGAGTCCATTGACGAAAATAGTTACACTGATGTAGACAAATGGCTCCATTTGGTTCCCCTTGGTAAGAAGTGCGGACGGCTAACATGGATTTTATGCCGATTTGACAACAGCTAGGGACTGCTGTTTCTAGGGAAGGAGCGGTGTGAATGTCAGAGGAGTAGGCGATCGCTTTATCTTGGGACATCAGCTGTAAAATGTTTGCATTGTCAGCCGTGGAAAAGTCCCATTTCTGCATTGAGCAATCAGCAGCATGACAATATTGAGCAACTATAGGAATACGTGGTTCGGGATGAGTAACATAAGAATGTATTAGACAGCGATCAACAGCAAAGGCTTGGCCAATTTGCGTAGCAGCCGTTTCAAATATTTCTTGACTATCTAAGCTCTGACGAATTTTTTGGGTTATTTGTTCTAGTAATAGGGTGCGGTGTAATTGTTGCTGTAAGGCTTCTTGCGCTTCTACTCGTTCGGTAATATCTTTAATGGAACCAACCATCCGTACCGGATTACCCTGCTCATCTCGTTGGGCGATCGCATGTACCAAGACCCACTTATAAGTACCATCGTTGCAACGCAGACGATATTCCACCACATAATTAGGGATTTTACCATCGAGACAATCTTCCTTAACCGCCATGACTCTCTCAAAATCATCTGGATGAATGCGGCTAATGCAATCTTGATGATTAGCAATGGGATGATAATTGACTTCTTGAACTAGTTCTGCCCACCGCGCCGAGCGAAAAGTTTCATTGGTAATAATGTTCCAATCCC harbors:
- a CDS encoding hybrid sensor histidine kinase/response regulator; amino-acid sequence: MSMLQYPLDEFLANVTSCSETSTLAMVLEIFEQKQCDRLVIVNEQQRPVGLLHSGHLAQKFLAATGNELFLNLQKPLSTFAQALSEPIQILPASHSVEQLTLFWRYYQAHNAEYALVDGDGKLLGVLNSVRLLAVLAKEQTSNSRHSPTSYIDSNSIESELKRSPTMGGTSLPRNNQLQPLVQLLESLPWPLMLQTATGEVLTQNLAWWQQLGALKDPEGVRQQVEGILAATRLKQPEYVGQKTVAAANYGRGYDSITEELAQTPTTGLLPLSPYEPTVSTTTDSSRCFLDSQLNTCICVVEVQNGQERVWQFVKIPLENTELKLPNSDDLWLVLATDVTEQQQLCKELAAKNADLIQLNRLKDEFLACISHELKTPLTAVLGLSRLLVDQQLGELNERQARYAGLIHQSGRHLMSVVNDILDLTRMETGQMELTLVPVNIRSVCDRALLEAKAIHNQTSKIATAPNSSTPEFALSIELDLEQIVADELRLRQMLIHLLSNAFKFTEISGEIGLRVSRWEGWIAFTVWDTGIGIPEHQQHLIFQKFQQLENPLTRQFEGTGLGLVLTRALARLHGGDVSFLSREGKGSQFTLLLPPSPPSSSFTDSEVGRENVSSPSNTTRNRATPAGQNQPVSCQRLVLVVEAVARYIEDLTDQLKALGYRVIIARSGTEAVEKARRLQPTAVFLNPLLPLLSGWDVLTLLKSDGATRHIPVIVTATGAEKELAFANRADGFLSLPVEQPSLTPLLDKLCGKPMVQSLGLDSSETTPSKKTLRILRLVDAELESINPHPSLQEHRVIEVDDLDQAELLARVWQFDVILLDVEASLAQAYLQQLTHHPRLAALPLVTCDVDTTLAASQIPGLSVFPCLTPIGKDNKDGLTQGKDPLLSVLQIASGICYPPSIFVVDLAMLEDLPQTRRKSTKGCRTEKNTALAQEVTQRGTEWFQALIQYLHTAGLKATMARCWAEVLQQIRHHSIDLLLIYLGESTIHADVVKALKALPESPCDLPPILVIDQPLSSSRVNSTSKLNHSKKQESPISNVTRAIATQIVPRSISMEDLLTQIHQNLRLNER
- a CDS encoding SMP-30/gluconolactonase/LRE family protein, with the translated sequence MQIDYKIKNVLFARARLGEGPVWDSTHQCLYWVDIYNHRVNRFNSVTGENLYFDVGDVVGAIVLAGTNRLIMAQRHGLTFLNLDNGEVIAIIQIETDKPKNRFNDGKCDRQGRFWFGSLSPDKPEANLYRYDPDGSLHLMETGLTISNGLGWSPDQKTFYLTDSSQQKIYAYNFDAVTGKISDRRIFVNLTGESFYPDGMAIDNQGNIWSAMWDGWCVICFNPQGKEISRIKLPVQRPTSCTFGGEDLRTLYITSASVGLSEQEIEQSFYSGDLFAVETNTIGLQTDSFNSMV
- a CDS encoding DUF565 domain-containing protein — translated: MQNTRLNNLFDAIARQLGQWFLNPWRRLSLLLLSFLFGFFLGTAVSTTAGQKAELDIVIAAFLVFLTEVTSRIFYNRNFFARRSLLVESLNILKVGFTYSLFIEAFKLGS
- a CDS encoding ArnT family glycosyltransferase — its product is MRLNLSVLNAVERWFNNIAKRPALAVTVSILWLILIGWIGYGWHLGSIGLVDETEPLFAEASRQMLVTGDWITPFFNGQTRFDKPALLYWCQAIAYAVFGVNEWAVRLPSALAAMGLVALGFYTVQWSLAKKDDLEQVTLPTRRYLTAAVAAAVMALNPQMIVWGRTGVSDMLLTGCMDSALLCFFLGYATSGQQAGGRRQEAGGSSELFSSSSPPTPHSPLPNKWYLACYVLTAGAILTKGPVGIVLPGIIILAFLLYLGQLRTVLREMRLFLGIIIILGLSIPWYALVIWRNGQSYIDSFFGYHNVERFTEVVNGHSAAWYFYFVIVLLLFAPYSIYLPLAIFRLKFWQRSHWRNQERSQQLNLFACIWFISIFVFFTIAVTKLPSYVLPLIPAAAILIAFLWSDLFPASEQTSKISISYPSSLLQLSSWVNVIFLSALAVASFHIYNLLGYDEAAPDFRQNLQDAGLPTISGWLWLVAATFVAFLILRRYWHSIIAINLLGFVVFLILVIMPAMFLMDQERQLPLREISAVLAQVKQPTEEVIMVGFKKPTVVFYSHKNINFIPSTEKSLEHIRNLANQEVKPPSLLLVTNKKNFFKMDLSPDNYENIDIKGAYQLTRINFKKMKQEKVKLS
- a CDS encoding glycerate kinase, yielding MEFSQQEALADTLRAKAFGITSANVEEVTRERSHLLQAVLPAFNQFCHTSLHIFSPEKMLPVLWNLWLPLGMKIAAQHQQLKRPFIQGILGSQGTGKTTMSLVIELILQQLGYRTLSLSLDDLYKTYSDRLALLQHDPRLIWRGPPGTHDIDLGLDVLEQIRQEKSPVIVPRFDKSAHAGAGDRTTPDIIEGVDIVIFEGWFVGVRPINPDLFDCAPPPILTDEDKTFARDMNHQLTKYLPLWEKLDSLILLYPTDYRCSLEWRKQAERKMIAVGKSGMTDTQIEDFVNYFWRSLHPELFIKPLSQSAEIVDLVIEIHPDHSFGKVYQP